GGGCCTGGGAGCGGTCGGCTGGCTCGACGACCCGACCACGGCGAAGATGGCGGTCATCGCGGTCAACGTCTGGATGGGCGTGCCGTTCATGATGGTCGCCGTGCTGGGCGGGCTCCAGTCGATCCCCGGTGAGCTGTACGAGGCGGCGGAGGTGGACGGCGCCACGCCGTGGCAGCGCTTCCGCTTCATCACGATTCCCGGCCTGCGTACCGTGTCGAGCACGGTCGTCCTGCTGGGCACGATCTGGACGTTCAACATGTTCCCGGTGATCTACCTGATCAGCGGGGGAGGGCCGGGCAGCTCCACCGAGATCCTGGTCACCTACGCGTTCCGTGAGGCCTTCACCGGCGTCCGCAACTACTCCAACTCCGCGGCATGGGGAGTGATCATCCTCCTGCTCCTCGTCGTGCTGGCCGTGGTCTACCGGCGCTCGCTGCGCAAGCAAGGGGAGGTCTGGTGAGCACCACCACCGGCGCCACGGCCACCGCCGGGCGCGTCCGGGGGCGCGGGGAACGCAGCGCGGGGAAGTCGATCCTGCTGCACGCGACCCTGCTCGCCGCCGTCGCCGTCTCGCTGTTCCCGATCGTCTGGCTCGTCCTGACCTCGCTCAAGCCGCGCGACGGCTGGCTCTCCAGCGAGCTGGAGATCTTCAACCAGCCCTCGCTGGACAACTACGCGCGGGTGCTCACCGAGACGCAATTCCCGACCTGGCTGCTCAACTCGGTGATCGTCGCCGGGCTGACCACGGTCATCGGCGTCTTCCTGGCCTCCACGACCGGGTACGCGATCAGCCGCTTCCGCTTCCCCGGCTACCGCGGGGTGATGTGGACGCTGCTCGTCATCCAGATGTTCCCGGTGGCGATCCTGATCGTCCCCCTCTACAACCTGATGGCCGGCCTCGGGCTGCTCAACCAGATCCCCGGCCTGGTCATCGCCTACATGACGGTGGCGGTGCCGTTCTGCGCGTGGATGATGAAGAGCTACTTCGACTCCATCCCGCGCGAGATCGACCAGGCGGGACTCGTCGACGGCCTGACGCCGTTCGGCGCGTTCTGGCGGGTCATCCTGCCGCTGGCCAGGCCGAGCCTCGCGGTCACCGCGTTCTACTCGTTCATGACCGCCTGGGGAGAGGTGGCCTACGCCACCGTGTTCATGTCGCAGGAGGAGAAGCGCACGCTCGGCATCGGGCTCCAGCAGTTCGTCGGCCAGCACTGGTCGGACTGGGGCCTGCTCACCGCCGCGGCGGTGCTGATCGCGGTCCCGGC
This region of Streptosporangium sp. NBC_01495 genomic DNA includes:
- a CDS encoding sugar ABC transporter permease; this encodes MSTTTGATATAGRVRGRGERSAGKSILLHATLLAAVAVSLFPIVWLVLTSLKPRDGWLSSELEIFNQPSLDNYARVLTETQFPTWLLNSVIVAGLTTVIGVFLASTTGYAISRFRFPGYRGVMWTLLVIQMFPVAILIVPLYNLMAGLGLLNQIPGLVIAYMTVAVPFCAWMMKSYFDSIPREIDQAGLVDGLTPFGAFWRVILPLARPSLAVTAFYSFMTAWGEVAYATVFMSQEEKRTLGIGLQQFVGQHWSDWGLLTAAAVLIAVPAAAVFLLVQRHLVAGLTAGATKS